TGTCGCGGTTGGCCCGCGACGTGGCGGCGTCGAAGGGCGGCACGTGGGGACGCCACGCGTCGGGCACGCGCCCGGTGTCGTCGAGGAGCACGTCGTAGCGGGCGTCCCAGTCGGCGTAGGCCAGCACGGTGCCGCCGGGGGACACGGCGTCGAGGAGGCCGCCGACGACCGCGTCGGGCCCGTTGAGCAGGGGGCCGATGCGGGCGAGGGCCCCGTGCGCCATGACGACGTCGCCGGGGGAGAGGCCGAGGTCGCGGAGCTGGGCGGCGATCGCCGCGCGGGTCACGAAGGCGGGCGCGCGCATGGACGCATTGTCCCCCGGCGGAGGCGCTCTCAGAGCAGCCCGTGGCGGCGCGCGGCGTTCGCGGCCTGCACGCGGTTGGCGACGCCGAGCTTCGCCATCGCACCCTTCATGTAGGACTTCACCGTCTGCTCGGTGAGCCCGAGCCGGTGCGCGACGTCGGCGTTCGACAGGCCCTCCCCGGCGCCGCGCACGACGTCGCGCTCCCGCGGCGTCAGCCGCACGCCGGGCTCCGCCGCGTCGTGGTCGGTCCGGGCGCCCGCCCCGCCGAGGAGGGCGGCGAGGCGCTCCCGGGCACGCGGATCGGTCGTGGTGCCCATGACGTCGACGAGCTCGGCGTACAGCTCCGGGTCCATGGCCGTCGCGGCGACCGGGGCGGCGGCCGGGGCGGCGCGCCGGGCGACCTCCCGCTCGATGTGGATCTCCCGGGCGAGCTCCGCGACGACCGGACGCAGGCGGTCGGCCAGCACGGTGCCGAAGTCCGTGCGGCGCCGCTCGGCCAGGTAGAGCACCGCGCTGACCGACGACCCCGGCAGGGCGATCGGGATGCTGATGACGGAGACGAGCCCCTCCGGGCTGACCTCGCGGTGGTAGCGCCGGGTGATGCCGCGGGCGCTCGCGTAGTCGGAGACGGCCGCCGGCCGCGACGAGGCCAGCGTCTGGCCGCCGAGCCCCTCCCCGGACCGCACGGTCAGGTTCACCAGGGACGACGTCTGCAGACCGCGGGACGCAGAGATGACGAAGCTGCGGCGGTCGGGGTTGACGAGGCCCGCGAAGCCGACGGGCAGGCCGGTCCGGCGCAGCGCCTCGCCCAGCCCGCGGTTGAGGACGGCGGTGACGTCGGGGGTCGGACGCTGCACGGGGGGCCTCCTCGCCGGGGGTCGGGGCCCCAGGATGGCGCAGCGTGACCTGGGTCACCACCCTCCGAAGGGGGTGGTGCGGGCCGTCGAGCGCGGGGAAGCGGCGTACCCCCGTTGGGGGGTGGTGGGCGATCGGTGTGACGGCCG
This Nocardioides alkalitolerans DNA region includes the following protein-coding sequences:
- a CDS encoding LuxR C-terminal-related transcriptional regulator, with translation MQRPTPDVTAVLNRGLGEALRRTGLPVGFAGLVNPDRRSFVISASRGLQTSSLVNLTVRSGEGLGGQTLASSRPAAVSDYASARGITRRYHREVSPEGLVSVISIPIALPGSSVSAVLYLAERRRTDFGTVLADRLRPVVAELAREIHIEREVARRAAPAAAPVAATAMDPELYAELVDVMGTTTDPRARERLAALLGGAGARTDHDAAEPGVRLTPRERDVVRGAGEGLSNADVAHRLGLTEQTVKSYMKGAMAKLGVANRVQAANAARRHGLL